One genomic window of Microbacterium testaceum StLB037 includes the following:
- a CDS encoding phytoene desaturase family protein, which translates to MSESYDAIVVGSGPNGLAAAVTLARSGLSVAVYERADTFGGAASTAELTLPGFRHDVGSAVHPLALESWFFREFGLDRRVPFVVPEISYAHPLDGGRAGLAFRDLERASDTLGVDGPAYERIMRPLVEHLRGVADFTGNALLRIPGDPLAAFFFGIRSLQQGGPWWNARFRDEVAPSLMTGVSAHTILRQPSLAAGGAGLVLATYGHGRGWPIPIGGSQSIADAMITDIRAHGGVLHAGVEVTSLDELPPARVVLLDTTPRALIRLAGDRMPPAYRRMLERFRYGGGVAKVDFALSDPVPWANADIARAGTVHIGGTRAEIAAAENAVVRGDLPDAPYVLAAQPTLFDGTRAPEGKHVLWAYTHVPAGSPADREEAIVRQIERFAPGFRDTVLASTSRTAEDIAAWNPNFPGGDISAGAPTLLQLVGRPVYSPDPWRTPMKGVYLCSSSTSPGPGVHGLAGWHAALSALRHEFGTRLRPDLAPREDQLVPPTS; encoded by the coding sequence CTCCACCGCGGAGCTGACGCTCCCCGGCTTCCGGCACGATGTCGGGTCGGCGGTGCACCCGCTGGCTCTCGAGTCGTGGTTCTTCCGCGAGTTCGGGCTCGATCGTCGCGTGCCGTTCGTGGTGCCGGAGATCTCGTACGCGCATCCCCTGGACGGGGGCCGCGCCGGGCTGGCGTTCCGCGACCTCGAGCGCGCATCCGACACCCTCGGCGTCGACGGCCCTGCCTACGAGCGGATCATGCGCCCGCTCGTCGAACACCTGCGCGGAGTCGCCGATTTCACCGGAAATGCGCTGCTGCGTATCCCCGGCGATCCTCTCGCCGCGTTCTTCTTCGGCATCCGCTCTCTCCAACAGGGTGGCCCGTGGTGGAACGCCCGGTTCCGCGACGAGGTCGCGCCCTCGCTCATGACCGGCGTCTCCGCGCACACGATCCTGCGTCAGCCGAGCCTCGCCGCCGGAGGAGCGGGGCTCGTGCTCGCCACCTACGGCCATGGACGCGGCTGGCCGATCCCGATCGGCGGCAGCCAGTCGATCGCCGATGCGATGATCACCGACATCCGCGCGCACGGGGGCGTGCTGCACGCCGGCGTCGAGGTGACCTCCCTCGACGAGCTCCCGCCCGCGCGCGTCGTCCTTCTCGACACGACCCCGCGGGCTCTGATCCGGCTCGCGGGAGACCGGATGCCGCCGGCCTACCGTCGTATGCTCGAGCGGTTCCGCTACGGCGGTGGGGTCGCCAAGGTCGACTTCGCGCTGAGCGATCCGGTGCCGTGGGCGAACGCCGACATCGCCCGCGCCGGCACGGTTCACATCGGCGGCACGCGCGCCGAGATCGCCGCCGCCGAGAACGCCGTCGTCCGCGGTGACCTTCCGGATGCGCCGTACGTGCTCGCGGCTCAGCCCACGCTCTTCGACGGAACGCGCGCCCCGGAGGGAAAGCACGTCCTCTGGGCGTACACGCATGTCCCGGCGGGGAGCCCGGCGGACCGCGAGGAGGCGATCGTCCGCCAGATCGAGCGCTTCGCCCCGGGCTTCCGCGACACCGTGCTGGCCTCGACCTCGCGCACGGCCGAGGACATCGCGGCGTGGAACCCCAACTTCCCGGGTGGTGACATCTCCGCGGGAGCTCCGACGCTTTTGCAGCTCGTGGGACGCCCGGTCTACAGCCCCGACCCCTGGCGCACTCCTATGAAGGGTGTGTATCTCTGCTCGTCGTCGACGAGTCCCGGACCCGGTGTCCACGGGCTGGCGGGGTGGCACGCGGCGCTCAGCGCCCTGCGTCACGAGTTCGGCACGCGCCTTCGGCCCGATCTGGCCCCGCGCGAAGACCAGCTCGTGCCGCCGACCTCCTGA